One stretch of Prochlorococcus marinus XMU1402 DNA includes these proteins:
- a CDS encoding DUF5989 family protein, whose protein sequence is MEAFLDLVKDIWDFLKVRKKYWLAPLIITIVLMGILIVFTQGSVVAPFIYTIF, encoded by the coding sequence ATGGAAGCATTTCTTGATCTTGTTAAAGACATTTGGGACTTTCTGAAAGTTCGTAAAAAGTATTGGTTAGCACCTTTGATAATTACGATTGTTTTAATGGGGATACTCATTGTATTTACTCAGGGTTCAGTAGTTGCGCCATTTATTTATACAATTTTTTAG
- a CDS encoding SxtJ family membrane protein: MKDTISKKQLREFGMLIGLVFPILIGWLLPLLFGHEFRTWTLWVGIIGLVLGLTSPRLLYYPYKGWMAIGLTLGWFNSRIILSLVYIIVLLPISFVMRLIGYDPLRRRRKGDKSYRENKQKHQTDLTRIF, translated from the coding sequence ATGAAAGATACAATCTCTAAAAAACAACTTCGTGAGTTTGGAATGCTTATTGGGTTGGTATTCCCCATTCTAATTGGTTGGTTGCTTCCTTTACTATTTGGGCATGAATTCAGGACATGGACTCTTTGGGTAGGCATTATAGGATTGGTGCTTGGACTTACATCGCCCCGCTTACTTTACTATCCATATAAGGGTTGGATGGCAATCGGTCTAACACTTGGATGGTTTAATAGTAGGATAATTCTTAGTCTTGTTTATATTATTGTTCTTCTACCTATTTCGTTTGTAATGCGTTTAATTGGATATGATCCATTAAGAAGACGAAGAAAAGGAGATAAGAGTTACAGAGAAAATAAACAAAAACATCAAACAGATCTAACCCGCATCTTTTGA
- a CDS encoding TIGR01548 family HAD-type hydrolase, translating into MKNIGLILFDIDGVIRSVENSYRLSLKKTVYKFSGWEPSYIDIDNAKNEGIWNNDWDLSLELIKRCIKKENLNLKIPPREEIVKCFEEFYFGADPNEDSKYWSGYITNEELLVDKKFFDLIQGNGIIWGFVSGAESASAKFVLEKRLGLKSPPLISMGDAPEKPDPKGFINLSKKLIGDKLGESNIPIAYVGDTIADINTVINARKEIPSQKFISIGIAPPHLHLNSRLKERKSYETNLRNAGADLILNSIYDLKDINLDLF; encoded by the coding sequence TTGAAAAATATTGGTTTAATTTTGTTTGACATAGATGGGGTAATCCGCAGCGTAGAAAATAGTTACAGACTTTCATTAAAAAAAACAGTTTACAAATTTTCCGGATGGGAGCCAAGTTATATAGATATTGATAATGCAAAAAATGAAGGAATCTGGAATAATGACTGGGATTTAAGTTTAGAACTTATAAAAAGATGTATAAAAAAAGAGAACTTAAACCTTAAAATTCCTCCAAGAGAGGAAATAGTAAAATGCTTTGAAGAGTTTTACTTTGGTGCCGATCCAAATGAAGATAGTAAATATTGGTCTGGTTACATAACAAATGAGGAATTATTAGTTGATAAAAAGTTTTTTGATTTAATTCAAGGTAATGGAATAATCTGGGGTTTTGTTAGTGGTGCAGAGTCTGCTTCTGCAAAATTTGTTTTAGAAAAAAGACTTGGACTAAAATCACCACCATTAATATCTATGGGAGATGCACCCGAGAAGCCTGATCCTAAAGGTTTTATTAACTTATCAAAAAAGCTTATTGGAGATAAACTTGGCGAATCAAATATTCCCATTGCATATGTAGGCGATACTATTGCAGATATAAATACAGTTATAAACGCGAGAAAGGAAATACCATCTCAGAAATTCATAAGTATCGGAATAGCTCCCCCTCATTTACATTTAAATTCTCGATTAAAAGAACGTAAATCTTACGAAACAAATCTTAGAAATGCAGGCGCTGACTTGATTTTAAATTCTATTTATGACCTCAAAGATATTAATCTTGACTTGTTTTAA